From the genome of Magnolia sinica isolate HGM2019 chromosome 12, MsV1, whole genome shotgun sequence:
CCCGCATGATAGACGACCCCCATCaaatgtagggcccacagaaatgagtggttcacatcaaaggttgtctccacacgatggatggtggatgtgaagGGGCTGAGCAGACTATAAGCATAAATACCTATGTGGTTGGAAACTAAATATGCTTTTTTGTACTTTTCAACGGATGAGTATGTTGTTTACTCTATACTTATCTACTGAATAAGTAGTAATTAAAATAAACTATATATTTGTGGCATAAGGAACTCATCTAAAGTAATTTATGATTAAAACATGCAATTCCTAAAAAATTGTCTTTCCAAAATTAACTCATTAATAAAGAttgcatattttttaaaaaagaaaaaagaaaaagaaaaaaagagatgtAAATTTGACAGTATTACTTATTCCGAAATATAGTTTAAGAACATGTGCCGCACGTGTGACTATCTAAATTGTAGAGGCTCACATGTGTACATATTTTACCATTAATCTTTAAGTGCTTATCACTTGTAATATATTAATATGCACGTATGTTATAAATGCTATCAACTCTGTATACTGTCAtgaaaactagattttgaaaaactCAGAGAGTCATACGAAATCATTAAATTAGCCTTGACATATAAAGTAATGGGTAACCATACAAAAGCATCCAAATTTATATGGTGGCTCATCTGATGACTCCATCACCAGCCCAAATTTATATTAAATGTAAATACAACAGATAAGCCTGAAataaaatcaagatgggccacactactGGGAACAGTGTAAAACTGGCTCTAAACTCTTAAATTctggcggtgtggcccacctgagtttttggatAGGCTGatttttatgtatttccttttcatcctGGTAAGTCACACCTGATCAACGGTTTTGATGAAATATCACACCATGGTAACTGCTCCAGTAAAAATAATGTACACGTCCCATCCCTGTTGTTCCCTGTTTTGTGACctacctgagttgtggatctcaATGATTTTTTGTCTATAGATCCTAGCATCAAGGATTCCCCTgtttgacggagtggatttcacaaatacAACATGCTTGGCCCCAAAGAGCTTGCGTGTTTTAGACGCTGCTTGTGTAGGATTGACTACCAGACATGACGCTGGCAATGAGACAATTCTCGTATCTGCTCCGTGGATGGAAGAAGTTCACATACacagtaaaaaaacaaaaaaaaacaacgtAAGTGCAATCGTCACAATTCAAACAACCAACCTTCCTAACCTCTATAAATTCCAAACCCAACCTCCTAAAAGATCCACCATCCAAACCCAAATCCAAAGTCGCAACACCTGATAAATGGCTGACAGCCTACTTCTCTTGGACTTCTGGCCCAGCCCTTTTGGACTCAGAGTACGAATCGCATTGGCTGAGAAGGGCGTGGAATTCGAATACAAGGACGAGGATCTTTCCAACAAGAGCCCTCTCCTCCTTCAATTCAATCCAATCCACAAAAAGATCCCTGTCCTCGTCCACAACGGAAGGCCCCTCTGTGAATCCCACATCATCCTCCAATACATTGATGAGGTCTGGACGGACAGATCACCGTTAATGCCCAAAGATCCTTACAAAAGAGCCAATGCCAGGTTTTGGACTGACTACATGGACAACAAGGTTAGCTTATATCAtatttagaggtgggcatttttgactcgatccggtggatccgacccgatcagacccgattcgacccgttccgaacagaaccgatggcctgaatcgggtaggatcgggtaagatcatttagatTCGACTAGTTTTCGGATCAAGATCGAatagtggttaatccggaccgttccgatccgaccagatccgaagtaaaaaatcaatatttttactttttcttatggtgtggtccacttgagctttgaatattcatcaattttgggttcaacagctaaaataatttgaaaaaacaaatggacggcgtggatacaccacatgcattcacggtggaccccaacaaAGTTCACTCACACATGAGAGTTACTTTCACGGCACGTCAACAGGTAGGCAACAGCTGTTTACTTGCTTTGCAAGTCAATATGGTAGGTTGTGAGAGTATATATTaaagtggcttaaccaagttacttgagccccaccatgatgtatgttttgtatccaaccttccatccatttggagagatcatttcaagacaatatccaaagaatgaatgaaatccaaagctccagtggaccccaacatagaaagTTCCATGGACAGAGACGCCcacgattaaaaacttttaaaggctacaaaagttttagatcaacctggtatttgtgttttcccttatttctttattGTTCAACTTTTGaagaggttggatttcaaataaacattacggtgggccttaggatagtttcaacggtgggaatcattctccccacttttttccgTGATGTGGTCTAtcacagatttttatctacatcattatttggctcatgccctaaaatgatatctcaaaattgatggacggtgtggatataacacatacagtgtagtggggcccacagaacttggtgacgttacttcagtagcctgcCTGATGGGACGTAGCCTGCCCGATGCGACAACACATGCAGCAGGCGTTGAtataaattttttatagtcatgtggggcccaccttgatgtacatatgtTATctaccaccttgatgtacatatgttatctaagccgttcatcctttttgacatatcaatttaggcgttgaacaaaaaattatgatacattaaagattgaagtggaccacaccatatgaaatgatccgaatagtgtccaacccgatccgactcggtttgcctcaccgagtcagactcggatcgggtcaaataattcaagcatcggatctgtccgagtcaagtgacctgaactcggtctcggatcggatcgatttcgggtcAACCCATTAGaatttcggatctgatcgggttaGGCCGAATCCGGTCCGaccaggaccgatgcccagctctattcaTACTACATGAAAATGCAGTTTACATCCAAATTTGAATAGAACATCACAGCCATTTATCAAGTGAGCTTTTGGGCTTGCCCCACTTGGGCCTGATTTGGGATGGAATATTAGACCCAGGCCTAAAATTTAAGCCCATTTATTAATTTGGCCATCAACCTGACCCAGCTCGAAATAGATGAAAAATGGCCTCCACATTTATATTACACAACTGTCCCACCTGTTAaagtggatttatttatttatttatttatttttaatttcttttatttagaTGCATGACGCTGGGAGGAATATACGGAAGAAAAAAGGGGAAGCTAGAGAAGCAGCAAAGAAGGAATTCATAGAGTGCTTGAAATTGTTAGAAGGGGAGCTCAGTGACAAACCATATTTCGGGGGTGAGACCTTTGGGTTCGTTGATCTTACTCTCATTTCCTATGCTTGTTGGTTTCATACCTACGAAACAGAGGGGAATTTCAAAATGGAGAATGAATGCTCGAAGCTGATGGAGTGGGTGAAGAGGTGCATGGAGAGGGAGAGTGTGTCTAAGGCTCTTCCGGACCCACATAAGGTCTATGACTTCGTATTGTCAATGAAGAAGAGGCTTGGGATAGAGTAGAGATGACaaagatgaaaagaaaagggaatgtTTGTATAAGATGGTATCGAAACAAGGATGTGTTTTTCCTCTGTGTTTTCTACTGTGCCTGTTTTATTTTCATGCTATTTGTATGTAATAAAGATACCAGGAGCTTTTATTATCGTGATAATACATTGCCCTGTATGTTCTTTGTCCTTTGttatcgtgtttttttttttttttaaaatttcattttggTCATGCTTAAAAGAATCAGTAACTGGGGCCAACTATTTTCGAGTCCTGAGTCGAGTTTAGGGGAATTGGCTGAACTTGCCTGAGTTAGGAGTGACTCGTCCAAATGAGTCCAAGTCAAACTGGATGAGCTGTATCAGGCTCATATGAGTCTTAAACCATGATTTTGATTGGGTGGCTGTATCCGGAAGTTATTATATTTGCATCAGAAATGCCATTGTACTTTCAGCTTTCCACTACATTTGCTCATTTTCCATCTCAAATTGGTTTATTCactttcaccatttaaaaaaggaaaaagaaattacCCATTGAGATTTCACACATTTTAAGCAAAATATTGAAATTAGATGATTTTGTCTTATTTAGATGAATAATACCACTTGTTCTCTCTGTTTAGATTCATCATGTGATCTGGACTTGAGGGCTAGTTAAGCATAGGAATGAATCATTTACTAGTTTGATTTGATCAATATCTTATTATTTTTGATATTGGATTTTACCATGCTGACTAGATGAACAGTAGGCCATGAATATTTCTCTCGAGGAAATCACTTCCTTTGCCAATGATATTGTATCCTAGAATGAGTTTAATTTATTAaatgagaaatttcctactgtacgacccatttatggcccattcacaTAACTAAGCCCACTTATTTGTagctcccaagaataagcccaGCTGTACGGACAGATTTTTCACAGGTTGAAACTGCCCCTGCTTTttcagaaatgtgatttctgaaagCTCCGGctccctattgctacggattataaccgtagtaatAACCGCAGCTATTAACCAGACTGCTGCGGCAGCAgtctatgcacttttttttttttgcatggagaactttattctacctacattttttctctaataaatatttatataaatatgtatacataagcatataaaatttttttctctctttttttcatttctttctttattcatttaatgagaatatcttctaaaacaaatttagttacttgacataccctatatgattttggggtaggagaagctactttagtcaaccaacttagttattttccaagattctatcaggtcgatggttgaaaatccatttcattcactttgcggtcaattttaatcaattcgcggttaatttcattcatttcatttacttcgcgatcaattccatgcatttcacggtcaatcccggcgattccccttcactaaatggtcaattccatgcatttcacggtcaattcccttcagttcatggtcaagtccgtgcatttcatgatcaattcccttcacttcatggtcaatttcatgcatttcactccattcactcccttatACTCAAATACACGTCCGAACTCATCTCTGCCATCCCTATTCCCTCAAATACACGTTCGAACTCATCTCTTCCATCCCTATTCCTTCTTTTGAccgattttcttcattaaatctccatcctactatcacattacatcttccatgttCCATTCTACTCAAGGCTACTTGCATTCGTTTTCTAAGAGGACGTGAATGCATTGATAAACATGAAATGTTATAGGCTTTTATCTAAAGAACGTGTTTTACATCAACGCCgagattgaccttgaaatgcatggaattgactgtgaagtaaaggaaatttatcgtgaaatgcatggaattgaccgtgaagtgaagggaattgatcgtgaaaagcatggaattgaccatgaagtgaagtgaattgactgtgaaatgcatggaaatgacgtgaagtgaagtgaattgatagtggaatgcattgaattgaccgttaagtaaagggaattgactgtgaaatgcatgaaattgaccttgaagtgaaggggaatcgccaggattgaccgtgaaatgcatggaattgaccgtgaagtgaagggagttgaccgtgaaatgaatggaaatgaccatgaagtgaagggaattgaccgtgaaatgcatggaattgaccatgaagtgaaggggaattgtcgggattgactgtgaagtgaagggaattgatcgtgaagtgaagggaattgaccatgaaattggccatgaagtgaagaggaatcactaggattgaccgtgaaatgcatgtaattgaccgtgaaatcgaCTGGGTCCAGATGGGGTCGACCCCGTTCCCCTCAAAGCTCTTTGGGCCATACCTGAGTTATATATTTATCCTGTGATTTTAGTTTCCACCCAAATTTGTTGAGGAAACTATAGATTCTTAATATACGGCGATTCCAAGAATTTAACATTAGACCCTCCGAAGTTATCTCACATACATCCTTTGCATTGACCTTCACGCCAATTACTTTCAGTGGGTCCCGGTATAAAGAAGAAGTGGAGCCCAAACAGCTTTCAGCCGAACTGGGTCGAcccttccatgcatttcatagtcaattctggCAAtaccacttcacttcacggtcatttccatgcattttacggtcaattcccttcacttcatggtcatttccttgcatttgacggtcaattccggtgattccgcttcacttcatggtcatttccatgcatttcacagtcaattcccttcacttcatggtcaattccatgcatttcacggtcaattctgttgattccccttcacttcatggtcaattcaattcatttcacggtcaattcccttcacttcacggtcaattccatgcatttcatggtcaattccatgcatttcatggtcaatttcgaccattccccttcactttaagtcaattccatgcattttacggttaattctctttacttcatggtcaattcaatgcatttcacggtcaattcccttcacttcatggtcaatttcatgcatttcatggtcaatctcggcgattccccttcacttcacggtcatttctatgcatttcatggtcaatttccttcacttcacggtcaattccatgcatttaacggtcaattcccttcactttacggtcaatccaattcatttcatggtcaatccccttcatttcacggtcaattccatgcatttcacggtcaatttccttcatttcacggtcaattcccttcacttcatggtcaattccatgcatttcacggtcatcttcggtgattccccttcacttcatgaccaattccatgcatttcacggtcaatttcggcgattccccttcacttcacggtcaatttcatgcatttcacggtcaattcccttcacttcacggtcaattccatgcatttcacggtcattttcggcgattccccttcatttcacggtcaattccatgcatttcacggtcatttacggcgattccccttcacttcacggtcaattccatgcatttcacggttaatgcccttcacttcacggtcaattccatgcattttatagtcaatctccttcatttcacggtcatttccattcatttcgcggtcaattcccttcacttcacagtcaattccatgcatttcgtgatcaatccccttcactttgcggtcaactccatgcatttcacggtcaattctcccTTTACTTCATgttcaattctcttcacttcaatTTCATAGtagaaattttgaattatttaatAGAGGATCTAAGCTACTTCAATTGCATTTGCCTTTCAAAAGCAACAGGAAGTCTCTTTTGGTAGAGAGAGGACTGTGAATTGGCCCAAGCACGGTTTCTTTCTTGCTTAATAACCCATCTCATGCCCATTCATATGACATGGTTGAATTGTTCTAAATGACTAAACTGTGTAATTCACTGCCTCTAACATATGGTAGAGACGTAGCACCGAATGAAAAATGGGGTAGATAGAAatgtatcttcttttttttttttaaaggtgaacGAAAATGCATCTATTATCATTCACCAATAATAAATAATACAAAGAATAACATACAATGAAAGAGataagatgaaaactacaaagaATCGACTTTGGCGTACAGAGCTCAGAAGTTGGCATGCACCATCTACTGTCCATGGACATCAAGTGGGAATGTTAAGTCTCAACATGCACTTCAACATAGGATTTTAGATCCCATCTTGAAACTGTGATGGGATTCCCACAATCCCAGCACTGTCCAAGTACTAAACCCCACACAGAATAAGAGATTAGTGTCAAGTTATTCTCATTGTACACAGTCTACACCATGGATTGACGACTTATCCAAGTTGGATGCAACTCATCCAAGCCAATTTGGACTCACTCAAATCGAAGCCGATTCGACACCATGATCAGCATTGAAAATACGCATGACTTGACCCAACTAAGACGGGTTGCTCCTGACTTGGCTGAGTCGTGACTCAAGTTAAGATCGAACGAGCCAGTCTAAgtcattaaattaaaattttcccaATAAAAATATTATTGCAAaagaatttataataaaaatatcatAATATAAATGAATGTtcaaaatcaaagcaaaaaaTACTCCAACCCAAATTCAAGGGAAGCGACCCAATGTGTGTTTGTCACAAGATACAAAACCATGCCAACTCATACATAAAACATGGAGAAATTtaccactatggaccccaccttttatccacaAGATACAAAATCAACTTGAAAATTGCAATGTAGGCCGAGTCATTGCAAAACCCGGCTTAGTTATGTATGTCATTTACATCTTATTCTAAATTGTCATTGaaaaggcgtgagtgtgtgtaaaaaaaaataaaaaatcaaaataaaaaaatatatctaaaaaGGGGGGGAGGGCCGCCAGATCGGCGTGGCCCCGCCAGACAGGCCAGCAAGTGGTGGGGGCGCTAGTTTGGCGAGCCCACCCCGAtctggtatctatggctacggttatagtccgtaACCATAGGTCTGACCGTAGCATAAGACATTACCATGCttctttgaacgtctaccattgaaacccttttaggagtcgcagaagttttggatcattatgaaatttgtttttcctcttcatccaggtctttgtgaccttatgaatagattggatggaaaataaatgttatggtgggccctacaaaatttttaacggtgaaaatcaattttcccgttgctttttgtagtgtggtccagttgatctttggatatgattttttttttttttttttgataatgctccgaaatgatctcgaaatatggatgaatgttgtggatataataaatacataactatggggcccctgtaactttgatctcttttgaaccgttagtacaactTAGCAAGAAAAATGATTTTGTTATCATTAGAGAAATTGGACATTCTAATATGGAGTAATATGGTTGATATGATATTCTTGTCCTcccccccccttaaaaaaaaaaaaaaatagagataaAATTTCTTATCTAACAAGACTTGTTTGATAAGCTTATGTTTTGTTATTTACAGTTGGATAGGGATAATTACATGGGTTTCTTATGCATTCCTAGGATCACATTTCCAAAATAACGTCGTCTATTTAACTTTCCTCATCCCTTAGAAATTTAACATAGATTAACCATAAGAGTCTACAATATTTATATCAActtttttatattaaaataataaaaatattaattgaTCCAAGTTTTTTAGTGGATGATTCCTTAAACCAAACTTTCTAAGACTAGTTGTCATTTAACAAACTAGTTAGCAAAAGTTTAAGATCTCTTGTCATTTAGCAAATTGGCAAACCATTTCAAAATAtgtacaccaactatatatagTTAGCAAAAGTCCATTTTAAACCTCATATACATTTAAAATAAAACTTTCGAAGGTGATTTAAAGACAAAGATATGTTATTTCTATCATTAATAAAATtaatatgaaaatagaaattttagttCAAACGAATGATTCGAATGAAATGCATGCCCTATTAGTCCAATGAATTATACATATTTTCTTCATTAGTGATTT
Proteins encoded in this window:
- the LOC131219887 gene encoding probable glutathione S-transferase; amino-acid sequence: MADSLLLLDFWPSPFGLRVRIALAEKGVEFEYKDEDLSNKSPLLLQFNPIHKKIPVLVHNGRPLCESHIILQYIDEVWTDRSPLMPKDPYKRANARFWTDYMDNKMHDAGRNIRKKKGEAREAAKKEFIECLKLLEGELSDKPYFGGETFGFVDLTLISYACWFHTYETEGNFKMENECSKLMEWVKRCMERESVSKALPDPHKVYDFVLSMKKRLGIE